The sequence CCACGGGCTGGACACGAACGACGGCGACGGCTTCTCGCCGGACAACGGCACCGGCGAGACCTACGGCGACTTCACCGCCGTGCTGCAGACCCACGAGTCGTGCCTCGGCTCGGGTTTCATGCAGGAAGGGGTCTGCGGCGGGTACGGCGACGCCTGCAGGACCTGCAGCGGCGTCCGCGACATCGACTACGCCCAGCACGCGAACCAGATCCCCGTCACGGCCGCGCTGCTCGGCAACGCGACCGGCTTCCACTGCCCGTCGTACCCCTCCTACGCGGGGCCCTGCGGGACGGAAGGACACTGCGAGTCGTACATCGGCAGCGAGTCGCTCTGGGATCTCGTGAACCGCGACCTGCCGGCGGCGGGGCTCGACGTTCCGAGCGCCTGGCAGCTCGTGGACCGACTCTGGTACGCCTCGCGGCCGACGGCGACCGCCAACTACGCCTGCACCAGCGGAACCAGCGGCTTCGTCACCGACGGCTGCGGGGCCGGCAGCCTCTACACGGTGCTGCGGGCGATGGACGACGACGACGGCGACCTGACGAACGGCACGCCGCACGCCGCGGCGATCTACGCCGCGCTCGCGCGCCACGGCATCGCCTGCGGGGCGGCGACCGACGCGACGAACCAGAGCCACGCCGCCTGCGCGGCGCCCGGGAAGCCGACGCTGTCCGGAACGCCGGGCGACGGCCAGGCGGTCCTCGCGTGGACGCCCGTCGCGGGAGCGCAGTCGTACCGCGTGCTGCGGAACGAGGACGGCTGCTCGGCCGGGTTCACGAAGATCGCCGACGTCGCGGGCGGATCGGCGTCGGGCTACACCGACGGAACGCCGCTCAACGACTTGACCTACTACTACCGCGTGGAGGCGCTGGGCGGCTCGGAGTCCTGCGCGGGCCCGGTGAGCGACTGCGCGACGGCGATGCCGGTTTCGCGGACGGCCACGCTGCGGCTCGACCGCTCGTTCGTCGGCTGCGGCGCGTCGCGGATCACCGCGACGCTCGAGGACGCCGATCTCGTCGGCGCGGGGCGGCAGAACGTCTCGGTCTTCTCGACGGTGGACGGGACGCCGTTCGGCCTGACGCTCACGGAGACGGGCGCGGCGACCGGCGTGTTCCGCGGAACCTTCGACACGCTCCTCGGGTCGTCGTCGCAGGGCGGCGCCGTGGCGATCGCCGAGGGGGCGACGGTGACGGTCCGCTACCTCGACGCGGCGCCGTCGGCGCGGACCGTGGACGCCCAACTCGCGGTCGACTGCAGCGCGCCGACCGTCTCGAACGTCGCGACGTCGGCGAGCGACGAATCGCTCACCGTCACCTGGACGACCAACGAGCCGTCGCTCACGAAGCTGCGCTGGGGCGCCGCGGCGCCGCCGGCGACGGATCTCGTCGTGGACGACGGCTACGCGACGAGCCACAGCGCGACGATCACGGGGCTGTCGATGTGCTCCGGCTACGTCTTCGACCTTCTGCTCGAAGACCGCGCGGGGAACGCCGCCGTCGCGGCGAACGGCGGCGCGCACTACGCCGCGCGCACGACCGGGCGGACGTTCGCCTTCGCCGACGACGCCGAGCGCGGCGCGGGGACGTGGACGGCGACGTCGGCTTCCGGTTCGCCGATCGCGACGTCGGCCTGCCGGGCGCACTCCGGGACGCAGTCGTGGAAGTTCGGCGCCGCGTCCTGTTCCACCTCGTATGCGAGTTCGACCGACGCCTCGCTCGTCTCGGCGCCGATCGTCCTCGGCCCCTCGGGCCACGGGATGCGCCTGCGCTTCTGGCAGTGGGTGCAGACCGAATCGGGCTACGACTACAGCTACGTCCAGATCAGCTCGGACGGCGGGAAGACTTGGACGAACCTCGTCCAGCCGTTCGCCGGCGAGAGCGACGGCTGGATCCGTTGGACAATCGATCTGGCGGCCTACACCGGAACGGTGCAGCTCCGCTTCCGCTTCAAGTCGGACTCGTCGGTCAACTACGAGGGGTGGTACGTGGACGACGTCGACGTCAGCGCCCCCTCCGCCTGCGCGGCGGTTCCGCGCCGCGCGGGAACGACGATCCTCGACGCCTGCCACGGAACGGGCACAGCGGCGGACGGCGTCGCCGATCCCGGCGAGCACCTGCGGCTGCCGATGTCGTTCTTCAACGCCGGCGGCGCGCCGGCGACCGGGCTGACGGCGACGCTGGCGACGACCGACGCGCGGGCGACCGTGACGAACGGCTCGACGACGGTGCCGGACATCGCCGGCGGCGCGACGGTCGAGACGGCCTATCCGCCGTTCGCGGTGAAGGTCGGCGGCGGAGCGGGCTGCGGCGCGCAGATTCCGCTGACGCTGAAGCTCGCCGGCGCGGAAGGCTCCTGGACCGAACCGTACGCGCTGCAGATCGGACAAAACATCGTCTCCGGCTCGGCGAAGGCGCTGGACGAGCACTTCGACTACCCGACGGGCGCCGCGTCGACGTGGATGCCGACCGGCTGGGCCGTGACGCACACCGGGTCGCAGGCGAACTGGCTCGTCCTGATGAGCGCGTCGCGCAGCGACTGCACGAGCGACGGCAAGTCGAGCGCGACGCACAGCGGCGGCGCCTACGCGGCCGACGCCTGGCTCTTCTCGACCGCGCTCTCGCTGAAGGCGGGGACGACCTACGCGCTGTCGTTCAACCTCAAGGCCGTCGTCGGAACCGTCAAGCTCGACGTCGCGCTCGGCTCCGCGCAGACGGCGGCGTCGATGACCACGACGCTCTGGACGACGAGCTCCTTCGCCGGCTCGACCTGCACGGCCGAAACGGCGTCGTTCACCGTGCCGAGCGACGGGACGTACTACATCGGGTTCCACGACAAGACGGCGGCCTCCAGCGGGACGGTCGGCGTGGACGACGTCGTCCTCGCCTATCCGACCTACAACTGCGTGATCCACGCCTGCTCGGCGACGCCGCTGCCCGTCCCCGGCGAAACGGCCGCGGCCTCCGGCGCGGCGCTGCTCTGGTCGGGCTCGACGAAGGACACGCTGACATGGGGCGCCAACGCCGACGCGGCGAACGGCTACCGCCTCTACGAAGGGGCGGCGGCTGATCTGACGCACGCCGACGGCGCGCAGGCCAACGCCTGCGTGCGCTGGAGCGGGACGGCGACGACGACGGGGCCGGTGCTGACGGCCGCCCCGGCGGGCGGACAGGTGCAGTGGTTCCTGGTCTCGGGCGTGAACGACGCC is a genomic window of bacterium containing:
- a CDS encoding immune inhibitor A, with product ARTQYYNVNKIKQKALTYLPSNTWLAAQLTINVNVNDTCNAGWSPSTGTLNFFKSGGGCANTGELPGVSLHEFGHGLDTNDGDGFSPDNGTGETYGDFTAVLQTHESCLGSGFMQEGVCGGYGDACRTCSGVRDIDYAQHANQIPVTAALLGNATGFHCPSYPSYAGPCGTEGHCESYIGSESLWDLVNRDLPAAGLDVPSAWQLVDRLWYASRPTATANYACTSGTSGFVTDGCGAGSLYTVLRAMDDDDGDLTNGTPHAAAIYAALARHGIACGAATDATNQSHAACAAPGKPTLSGTPGDGQAVLAWTPVAGAQSYRVLRNEDGCSAGFTKIADVAGGSASGYTDGTPLNDLTYYYRVEALGGSESCAGPVSDCATAMPVSRTATLRLDRSFVGCGASRITATLEDADLVGAGRQNVSVFSTVDGTPFGLTLTETGAATGVFRGTFDTLLGSSSQGGAVAIAEGATVTVRYLDAAPSARTVDAQLAVDCSAPTVSNVATSASDESLTVTWTTNEPSLTKLRWGAAAPPATDLVVDDGYATSHSATITGLSMCSGYVFDLLLEDRAGNAAVAANGGAHYAARTTGRTFAFADDAERGAGTWTATSASGSPIATSACRAHSGTQSWKFGAASCSTSYASSTDASLVSAPIVLGPSGHGMRLRFWQWVQTESGYDYSYVQISSDGGKTWTNLVQPFAGESDGWIRWTIDLAAYTGTVQLRFRFKSDSSVNYEGWYVDDVDVSAPSACAAVPRRAGTTILDACHGTGTAADGVADPGEHLRLPMSFFNAGGAPATGLTATLATTDARATVTNGSTTVPDIAGGATVETAYPPFAVKVGGGAGCGAQIPLTLKLAGAEGSWTEPYALQIGQNIVSGSAKALDEHFDYPTGAASTWMPTGWAVTHTGSQANWLVLMSASRSDCTSDGKSSATHSGGAYAADAWLFSTALSLKAGTTYALSFNLKAVVGTVKLDVALGSAQTAASMTTTLWTTSSFAGSTCTAETASFTVPSDGTYYIGFHDKTAASSGTVGVDDVVLAYPTYNCVIHACSATPLPVPGETAAASGAALLWSGSTKDTLTWGANADAANGYRLYEGAAADLTHADGAQANACVRWSGTATTTGPVLTAAPAGGQVQWFLVSGVNDAGEGPAAAGWKITSSGACR